Proteins encoded together in one Quercus lobata isolate SW786 chromosome 3, ValleyOak3.0 Primary Assembly, whole genome shotgun sequence window:
- the LOC115980970 gene encoding uncharacterized protein LOC115980970 translates to MVSELPNSSMASNVVVDSETLPTDPLPSTNSSTDPSMTTYGRSNSNSSMDDQNSNPPSPYFLPPSDNSVILVSQPLTGPENYLTWSRAVFLSLSGRNKFGFVNGQISMPDPSSSLYNAWHRSNTTILSWLVNSLSKELQFSVMYIHTARDLWIDMHDRFSQPNALRFFEVQKEILKLSQDAQKKDQVFHFLMGLNDSYANLRSQILITEPLPGINKVYSLILQEEKRRQIG, encoded by the exons atggtatcagagcttccAAATTCATCAATGGCTTCCAACGTAGTTGTAGATTCTGAAACACTACCAACAGATCCTTTGCCTTCAACGAATTCTTCAACAGATCCTTCGATGACTACATATGGCAGATCGAATTCTAATTCTTCAATGGATGATCAAAATTCCAATCCACCAAGTCCTTACTTTCTTCCACCATCTGATAACTCTGTGATTCTTGTTTCGCAACCACTCACTGGTCCTGAGAATTACTTGACTTGGTCGAGAGCAGTATTTCTCTCCTTGAGTGGTAGAAACAAATTTGGTTTTGTCAATGGCCAAATCTCCATGCCTGATCCATCTTCATCTCTGTACAATGCTTGGCACAGATCAAACACCACCATTCTTTCTTGGTTGGTGAATTCCTTGAGCAAAGAGCTTCAATTTAGTGTGATGTACATTCACACTGCTAGGGATTTATGGATCGACATGCATGATAGGTTTTCTCAGCCAAATGCTCTAAGATTCTTTGAAGTTCAGAAAGAAATTTTGAAGCTTTCACAAG ATGCACAAAAGAAAGATcaagtttttcattttctcatggGGCTTAATGATAGCTATGCTAATCTTAGAAGCCAAATTCTGATCACtgaacctcttcctggcatcaATAAAGTTTACTCCTtgattttgcaagaagagaaaCGTAGGCAGATTGGTTAA